CGATAGCTTACTGGATTGACGATTAGCCTAGAGGTGACGTTTGTGATCGTTTCGTATTCGACCAGGCCATTTTCCTTTAATGTCCTTCCGGTTGAAACGATGTCGACGATCCTGTCGGCGAGCCCGATTAATGGCGCAAGTTCGATTGATCCATTCAGTTTGATGATTTCTACTTGCTCACCCTGTTCACGGAAATAGGCTGCGGCGATGTTCGGATATTTCGTCGCGATTTTCGGGGCGACATCATTCATTTTCGTATCCGGCAATCCCGCGACAGCAAGATAGCAGCCGCTTATTTTTAAATCCAGAAGTTCGTAGACGTCCCTTTCTTCCTCGAGCAGGACGTCCTTTCCGGCAATCCCGAGATCAGCAACGCCATGTTCGACGTATGTAGCGACATCCATCGGCTTTGCCAGGATAAAGCGGAAATTTTCTTCTTCCACGTCAATGATCAACTTGCGGGAATCATCAAATTCAGGAGGCAAATTAAAGCCGGCGTTCCGCAGCAGCTCAACCGCTTCGGTAAAAATCCTGCCCTTAGGCATCGCGATGGTCAACTGTCCATTCATTGCACTCCCTCCTTCCCAACAAGGTAAACGACATCAGCAAAAGCAGCGGAACAAGCATCAAGATTTCTAACGGCGCTGATGTCCTGGAGGATGATCCGTTCCCCGGCCTCCCTGCGCTGGGCAGCAAGCTGGTATGCTTCCTTTCTTCGTTCATGACTGAAAAGAATGCATGTGACAGGTTCAAATTCACCCAAGTCGCCGAGGCTTTCAAGCAGACGGTCGAGCCTGATCGCGAATCCCGTGGCGCCAGTCGATTTCCCGAATTTCTCGAGCAGTTTGTCATAGCGACCGCCATTGCCGATTGGGAAGCCCACCATTCCTGCGTAAACCTCAAATAGAATGCCCGTATAATAACTCATATGGCTGACAATCGGTAAATCAAATTTAATTCGGTCGCTGCCGCCGAAATCTTCGATGATGTCAAAAAGCAGCTTTAATTCATCAAGCGCCGCCCTGCCTTTTCCGTTTTCTATCAGCTCGGATGCCCTGTCAATCACTTCAGGACCGCCGCGCAGTTCAAGGAATGCGAGAAGCCTTTGTGAATCGATTGATGACAGTGGCAAACCTTTGACATGCTCGCGATAACCGACATAATTTTTCTCATATAAAAATTTCGTCAGTTCCCTGGCTCTTTCTTCCGTGCCTAGAATCTGGACGAACAATTCATTGACGAAACCCACATGCCCGACGGAAAGCTGAAACTGTTCCAGTCCAGCTTTTTTCAGCGAGGAAATCGCCAGTGAGATCATCTCGCCATCTGCACTTACCGAGTCGTCGCCAATGCACTCTACACCAATCTGCTCGAACTCAGCCGGCCGGCCACCTTCCCGCTGCTGGGCGCGGTAGACATTCTCAGAATAAGCCAATCTTAACGGAACCTGATTCTTGAATAATTTAGAAGCCGCAACCCTCGCAATCGGTGCGGTCATATCCGGCCGCAGCACAAGCGTATGCCCCTGCTGGTCCAACAGCTTGAACAGCTGCTGATCAAGGATCGCTGAAGCCGTGCCAACTGTTTCGTAATATTCGAGCGCCGGTGTCTCGATGAATTGGAAACCCCATTGCTTCATTTCTTTTTGAATGGAGCTTCGGACTTTTTCCTTCGCTTCATGCAATTCCGGAAGTGTATCCCGCATGCCAAGCGGCTTTTCAAACATGAATAATCTGCTCATTGATTTTCACCCTCTTCGTTGCTGGTGCTTAATATATAAATATTCTCAATCCTTTAGTTCGCTAATATGGTAACAAGATGAAGTTATATGTAGTTTATCGTTCATTTTATTATCCGTCAACCATAAGCTGTTCATGTT
The window above is part of the Mesobacillus jeotgali genome. Proteins encoded here:
- the hisG gene encoding ATP phosphoribosyltransferase, which gives rise to MNGQLTIAMPKGRIFTEAVELLRNAGFNLPPEFDDSRKLIIDVEEENFRFILAKPMDVATYVEHGVADLGIAGKDVLLEEERDVYELLDLKISGCYLAVAGLPDTKMNDVAPKIATKYPNIAAAYFREQGEQVEIIKLNGSIELAPLIGLADRIVDIVSTGRTLKENGLVEYETITNVTSRLIVNPVSYRIKDERISELIKRLDKVI
- a CDS encoding ATP phosphoribosyltransferase regulatory subunit, encoding MSRLFMFEKPLGMRDTLPELHEAKEKVRSSIQKEMKQWGFQFIETPALEYYETVGTASAILDQQLFKLLDQQGHTLVLRPDMTAPIARVAASKLFKNQVPLRLAYSENVYRAQQREGGRPAEFEQIGVECIGDDSVSADGEMISLAISSLKKAGLEQFQLSVGHVGFVNELFVQILGTEERARELTKFLYEKNYVGYREHVKGLPLSSIDSQRLLAFLELRGGPEVIDRASELIENGKGRAALDELKLLFDIIEDFGGSDRIKFDLPIVSHMSYYTGILFEVYAGMVGFPIGNGGRYDKLLEKFGKSTGATGFAIRLDRLLESLGDLGEFEPVTCILFSHERRKEAYQLAAQRREAGERIILQDISAVRNLDACSAAFADVVYLVGKEGVQ